One segment of Phalacrocorax carbo chromosome 24, bPhaCar2.1, whole genome shotgun sequence DNA contains the following:
- the LOC135317093 gene encoding collagen alpha-3(VI) chain-like, whose protein sequence is MGPRGVCFPVALLVLAAAGVGSREEGLCTLHVLVALDVTDYQQSNLQPYLEQVLRDLAALDHLTCSLLGLSISLQSTQREGDTLFQDQLREPWVDVLQRLARAHTFQRSYFNQPALQTFLGTLARQAADAKVLLVFTDGLDDDAGKMKEEAVSAWLQDQADMLVTVAVNNATGLGDLQQLEFGRQLGSGQQLAVDMPEAGGHVAQELLALAERTCCQMCPCTCVGLPGPRGPSGPRGDKGVTGSKGRAGDEGEHGHSGEQGLRGPYGSRGIQGCPGQCGPKGFVGHPGEQGPPGDAGYDGVDGEQGEVGTPGCPGEKGSQGRQGQKGSRGARGEKGPPGPRGEVGPPGRRSPEPGVPGWRGDGGPQGDPGQDGPPGPVGPPGPPAHPTSCQKGQQGVQGKKGNRGSPGPGGQKGYGGAQGLPGLRGLKGATGRPGSRGLQGLPGAEGSQGAAGPAGPKGEKGQAGAEGKRGSVGPRGPKGALGENGCDQRGAPGRKGAKGARGLPGYPGAQGDGGERGSSGDKGVRGLPGRRGHPGSRGEAGGRGSTGPPGEMGPKGSPGIPPSTPCELRAFIRRSCVTTSPSCPLFPTELVLVLETSSTVPPALFSRMKELLTLMLQDLQVSPLGCPAGARVAVLAYAATPTYLLRAGEVGSGAALLGLLRRLSPTRSSRRGRLAAAMRFVGHHVLKRVRPAALGRKVVIFITSGQSQDLEGIGETALQYEALGIVPAVLTFSPLPKVVQAFQVNSLFRVVQLSAEEPAGDAAVLRDVVLPCVLCFDLCNPEGCTAAVLSPDPVDVDLALVVDNAAPGMPAERLEAVRELFYCLLGHLQLAELDAVQRGTRIALVLTGPSTPGQGLAEVPFGLSGSREQLQERLRLALVPRAAAASLSGTVAWTLRHAFPQSSGGRLRILFVVGTGAAVLWDREARQALVPFASCEDFGVLVLSLGRAGTEQPEAALPEALPAWRYHSLRLGSVHPPEMGYAERTVMGFLRRLRVESSQRPSTLGCPWELPPTGARTSKPRLRTPAQTPKVPAVSPTRMPTAPSGPGKGRRAAAIPGPCALDKDPGSACASFSVMWYHRWETGSCERFWYGGCGGNANRFGSERDCIRACVDSGPDGAGVGENNMTQAACLEAQDAGPCHSFSPKWFFEGRQSGRCSLFWYGGCGGNRNRFESREQCEAACLPPGRVSPPAPSPANASACTLAPGCQG, encoded by the exons TCTGCTTCCCCGTGGCTCTGCTCGTCCTCGCAGCCGCAGGAGTCGGGAGCCGGGAGGAGG GACTGTGTACCCTCCACGTGCTGGTAGCCCTGGATGTCACCGACTACCAGCAGTCCAACCTGCAGCCCTACCTGGAGCAGGTGTTGCGGGACCTGGCCGCGCTGGACCACCTCACCTGCAGCCTGCTTGGCCTGAGCATCAGCCTGCAGAGCACGCAGCGGGAGGGGGACACCCTTTTCCAGGACCAGCTGCGGGAGCCCTGGGTGGATGTGCTGCAGCGTCTGGCGCGGGCGCACACCTTCCAGCGCTCCTACTTCAACCAGCCCGCCCTGCAGACTTTCCTCGGCACCCTGGCACGGCAGGCGGCTGATGCCAAG GTGCTGCTGGTGTTCACGGATGGGCTGGATGATGATGCAGGgaagatgaaggaggaggcagtaTCAGCTTGGCTGCAAG ACCAGGCTGACATGCTGGTGACGGTGGCGGTGAACAACgccacggggctgggggacctgcagcagctggagtttGGGCGGCAGCTGGGGAGCGGGCAGCAGCTCGCCGTGGACATGCCGGAGGCCGGCGGGCATGTGGCACAGGAGCTG CTGGCCCTGGCAGAGCGGACGTGCTGCCAGATGTGTCCCTGCACCTGCGTGGGGCTGCCCGGTCCGCGAGGCCCCAGCGGCCCCCGGGGGGACAAG GGGGTGACAGGCAGCAAGGGGCGCGCTGGAGACGAGGGCGAGCACGGGCACAGT GGGGAGCAGGGACTGCGAGGTCCCTATGGCAGCCGAGGGATACAGGGATGCCCTGGACAGTGTGGACCAAAG GGCTTCGTGGGTCACCCTGGGGAGCAG GGACCTCCTGGAGATGCTGGCTATGACGGCGTGGATGGGGAGCAG GGTGAAGTGGGGACCCCCGGCTGTCCTGGAGAGaaggggtcccaggggaggcag GGGCAGAAAGGCTCCAGGGGTGCCCGGGGTGAGAAGGGGCCCCCAGGCCCTCGCGGAGAGGTG GGGCCACCTGGGAGGAGAAGCCCTGAGCCCGGTGTCCCAGGGTGGAGAGGAGATGGGGGTCCCCAG GGAGATCCAGGCCAGGATGGTCCCCCGGGGCCAgtgggacccccaggtccccccgCTCACCCG ACCTCGTGCCAGAAAGGGCAGCAGGGAGTGCAG GGCAAGAAGGGCAAccgcggcagccccggccccgggggccAGAAGGGCTATGGAGGTGCCCAG GGGCTTCCAGGGTTGCGGGGGTTGAAGGGTGCCACCGGCCGCCCAGGGAGCAGAGGACTTCAG GGTCTGCCCGGAGCCGAGGGctcccagggagcagctggccCAGCCGGCCCCAAAGGGGAGAAG gggcaggcaggagccgagGGCAAGAGGGGAAGCGTGGGACCACGGGGGCCCAAAGGTGCCCTG ggCGAGAACGGGTGTGAccagagaggtgctccagggaGGAAGGGTGCCAAG GGTGCTCGGGGCCTACCGGGATACCCCGGCGCTCAG GGTGATGGGGGTGAGAGAGGATCCTCGGGGGACAAGGGCGTGCGAGGGCTGCCCGGGCGCAGG GGCCACCCcgggagcagaggagaagcaggCGGCCGCGGCAGCACGGGACCTCCGGGAGAGATG GGCCCAAAGGGCTCGCCAGGCATTCCCCCCTCCACG CCTTGCGAGCTCAGGGCTTTCATCCGCCGGAGCTGCG TCACCACCTCGCCCTCCTGCCCGCTTTTCCCAACCGAGCTGGTTCTGGTGCTGGAAACCTCCTCCACGGTGCCGCCAGCTCTCTTCTCCCGCATGAAGGAGCTGCTGACCCTGATGTTACAAGACCTGCAGGTCTCCCCGCTGGGCTGCCCGGCAGGGGCCCGGGTGGCTGTGCTGGCCTACGCGGCCACCCCCACCTACCTGCTGCGTGCCGGGGAGGTGGGGAGTGGGGCCGCGCTGCTGGGGCTCCTCCGCCGCCTCTCGCCCACCCGCTCCTCCCGGCGCGGCCGCCTGGCCGCCGCCATGCGCTTCGTGGGGCACCATGTGCTCAAGAGAGTCCGGCCGGCCGCCCTGGGCAGGAAGGTGGTCATCTTCATCACCAGCGGCCAGAGCCAGGACCTGGAGGGCATCGGGGAGACAGCCCTGCAGTACGAAGCCCTGGGCATCGTGCCGGCGGTGCTCACCTTCAGCCCGCTGCCCAAGGTGGTGCAGGCTTTCCAG GTCAACAGCCTCTTCCGAGTGGTCCAGCTCTCCGCGGAGGAGCCGGCCGGGGATGCGGCGGTGCTGCGGGATGTGGTGCTGCCCTGCGTCCTCTGCTTCG acctctgcAACCCTGAGGGCTGCACCGCAGCCGTGCTGTCCCCTGACCCCGTGGACGTGGACTTGGCTTTGGTGGTGGACAACGCAGCCCCAGGGATGCCGGCGGAGAGGCTGGAGGCTGTCAGAGAGCTCTTCTACTGCCTCCTGGGGCACCTGCAGCTTGCGGAGCTGGATGCGGTGCAGCGCGGCACCCGCATTGCCCTGGTGCTGACCGGCCCCTCCACCCCCGGGCAGGGTTTGGCCGAGGTGCCCTTTGGGCTGTCCGGCTCCAGGGAGCAGCTCCAGGAGCGCCTCCGCCTCGCGCTGGTGCCCAGGGCAGCCGCGGCATCCCTCAGCGGCACGGTGGCGTGGACCCTCCGGCACGCCTTCCCGCAGAGCTCCGGTGGCCGGCTCCGCATCCTCTTCGTGGTGGGGACGGGGGCTGCGGTGCTGTGGGACAGGGAGGCGCGGCAGGCTCTGGTCCCTTTCGCCTCGTGCGAGGATTTCGGGGTCTTGGTGCTCTCCCTGGGGCGAGCTGGGACGGAGCAGCCAGAGGCAGCATTGCCCGAGGCACTGCCGGCGTGGAGGTACCACTCCCTGCGCCTGGGCTCGGTCCACCCACCCGAGATGGGGTACGCGGAGAGGACGGTGATGGGCTTCctcaggaggctgaggg TGGAGAGCAGCCAGCGCCCCAGCACCCTTGGGTGCCCCTGGGAGCTGCCCCCCACCGGTGCCAGGACCAGCAAGCCCCGCCTGAGGACCCCCGCGCA GACCCCCAAGGTCCCAGCCGTGTCGCCCACCAGGATGCCCACAGCACCTTCTGGCCCCGGCAAGGGTCGGAGGGCTGCGGCCATTCCCGGACCCTGCGCCCTGGACAAGGACcccggcagcgcctgcgccAGCTTCTCCGTGATGTGGTACCACCGGTGGGAGACGGGATCCTGCGAGCGCTTCTGGtacgggggctgcgggggcaaCGCCAACCGCTTCGGCAGCGAGCGGGACTGCATCCGCGCCTGCGTGGACTCGG GTCCTGACGGAGCCGGCGTGGGCGAGAACAACATGACACAGG CCGCCTGCCTGGAGGCACAGGACGCAGGGCCCTGCCACTCATTCTCACCTAAGTGGTTCTTCGAGGGCCGCCAGTCCGGCCGCTGCTCGCTTTTCTGGTACGGGGGCTGCGGCGGCAACCGCAACCGCTTCGAGAGCCGGGAGCAGTGCGAagcagcctgcctgcccccGGGCAGGGtgagccccccggcccccagccctgccaacGCCTCCGCCTGCACCCTTGCACCCGGCTGCCAGGGCTGA
- the LOC135317101 gene encoding pulmonary surfactant-associated protein C-like gives MESSMKQVVVEELLDPEKGCCPRGCCKPGCCCWPCTVCCTKCARCCMPRCCKCPSCSGCPGCSCLKRSLCFVPRLLCYLPRKLLSCHHLKCLLIVVVVVVLLVVIIAGALLMWLRADQRHADAVLQMGLWRGSALEEDVATFYLDGGDENPATIIYDYKNLLVSYRSQLHRACYITHMDKDNIPGLDTIAETFQRRQAEKRLAMPLADRSLLGTTASILCSVIPIYWA, from the exons aTGGAGAGCAGCATGAAGCAGGTGGTGGTTGAAGAGCTGCTG GACCCGGAGAAGGGCTGCTGCCCCCGGGGATGCTGcaagccaggctgctgctgctggccctgcaCTGTTTGCTGTACCAAATGCGCCCGGTGCTGCATGCCCCGGTGCTGCAAATGCCCCAGCTGCTCCGGCTGCCCCGGCTGTTCCTGCCTCAAGCGATCCTTGTGCTTCGTGCCCCGCCTGCTCTGCTACCTGCCCCGCAAGCTCCTCAGCTGCCACCACCTCAAGTGCCTCCTcattgtggtggtggtggtggtccTGCTGGTGGTCATCATCGCCGGCGCCCTGCTGATGTGGCTGCGTGCGGACCAGCGGCACGCCGACGCC GTCCTGCAGATGGGGCTGTGGAGAGGATCGGCCTTGGAAGAGGATGTGGCCACTTTCTACCTGGATGGCGGGGATGAAAACCCAGCCACCATCATCTATGATTACAAGAAC CTGCTGGTGAGCTACAGATCCCAGCTCCACCGCGCCTGCTACATTACCCACATGGACAAGGACAACATCCCAGGGCTGGACACCATCGCTGAGACCTTCCAGCGCCGGCAG GCTGAGAAGAGGCTCGCCATGCCCCTGGCTGATCGTTCCCTCCTGGGCACCACGGCGAGCATCCTCTGCAGCGTCATCCCCATCTACTGGGCTTAG